CGTTTAACAACACTACCCACACAGGTAAATTTAAAATAATAGATAATAGTAGCCTAGATACCAAACTGCCTAATACACTTGCTAAAACTAATGATAGTACATTTATTTTCAATAAATAAACAACTGCAATAGCTATAACTCTAAATATAATAGAGATAATCACATTAATTGGATTAAATACGCCAAATACTAGTAATAATAGGCTAGATAATAATCCACCTAAAAAGTACTTTTTAATTCCAAAGAAAGCTAATATCAATAATGCTGCCGGTGCAGATAATTGAAAATCTAATCCTGGTATAATGGACGGTATTTTCAAAACTGCCAAAATGGTTAAAATCGCAGCAATGACACTAATTTGAGTAATATCTTTTGATGTCATACTAAAACCCCTATACCGTTTCATAAACAACTTGCTTCGGTGTGCTTTCTAAAAATGATATGTAATGATTTAAATCAATACAATCGTCCACAAATATTATTCTGCCTCCATATCTCGTATTAACTGGTTTAATATCAAATAATCGATGGTAACCAATTTTAGCAGCGGCAAAATAACCTGTCGTATACGTTAAGTCATCGGACACGCAAAGTTCTCCTTTGACATACGGATGCGCATTGATACAACTAGCAATTGCTAAGGCATCAGTCACTCTTTCATTAAGATCACCTTTATTATTTATATCTTCAAACGAAAAATGTGTTGCCCTAATCCCCCTTTGTCCAAATGAATCTAAACGTTTACCAGATATAGCAGATAGAATAATAGCTCCTGTATAAACCGTTTCATTTTTAATATATGTCATCCCTTGATTTAGCGCTTGTTCAGTGACACCACATTCTTGTGTTAAATGTTGGAGATTTGCTTTATCATCCTCAATAATTTGTAATGCTTTTATTTGTTGAATCGGTTCCATGATTTTTTGTATTTTTATATTGAGAAAATCCGGTTGCCCATTTTCATGAAAAAAACCTTTATTATAAAACCTTTGTACCGTCTGTTCTATTTTGTCAAACTCACAAATCGTTTCAGCACCACTAATATGAACATCTTGATTGCTAGAACGCATTTTTATACTATACATGACGATCACCTCAATCTTCTTGATGCAAAATTTCAAACAACCTATCTATATCTTGTTCAGTATGAAAATACGACAATGATATTCTTAACATTGGCTTAGTCACAGTTGGATACCTTAAATAACTTGTAAACACATGATGCTTTAATAATGTTTGATGAATGTTCTCAGCCGCTTCTATGTCATCAAACTCAATAAACTTAATCGGCGAGTTTGAACTATTATAATTAACATTGAGTGCTTTTAACTTTTGGTTAAAATATTTACTCAAACTATTTAATTTAGTGCGTCTATCATCAGCATTTATTAACTTTTCAATGTTTCTTTTTATAAAATACAAATTATAAATTGGCAAACTACTTGAGTAGATGAGTGGTCTACCGTGATTAATTAACATATCCTTCACATCATTTGAACTTAAAATCACACCCCCGTATGCACCACATGCTTTAGATAAACTAGAAGTGAGTATATCTACACCTTGATAATTCGAGTAATTCTCTATTCCAAAACTATGTGAAACATCGAGTATCAGTGTTGCGTTATATTTATGCTTTAATGAGACTAATTGACCAATATCCACAACGTCGCCATTCGTTGAAAATACACTATCAGATATGATTATTTTTGGTATATTTTGATTAGGGTATTTCTCTAACCTTTTTTCTAAATCAGCAATATCTAAATGCTTATATATCACTTTTTCTAAACCACTTAACTTAATACCGTCAATAATACTCGCATGATTTTCTTGATCTGAAAACACGACACAATTTGTATTTTTGAAAATATTAAATAACGCCAAATTAGCATCATAACCACTATTTAAGATAGTACATGCACTATATCCGAGCCAACCTGCTAACATTGTTTCAATTTCTTCATAAGCTGTCGAACTTCCACTAATTAATCTTGAACTTGATAAGTGATAACTATACTTCCGCATAAATCTTTCGAAATCATCCTTATCAAACGCTATTTGACCTAATCCTAAATAATCATTAGATGTATAGTTCGTACATCTCTTATTTTCTACTTCAATATACTGTCTATCTATATACCCTACCGATTTAAGCGACCGATATAACCCTTTCTGTTGTAATAAATCAATTTGCTCTTGAAACTTCATTCTTGTTTTCCTTATTTTCACAAGTGTCATAATCAATTTCAAAGCCTAAATCATTAATCATATCGTAGTCTAATTGGTTCGGTTGCCCACCAGTAATTAGATAATCACCGACAAATATTGAATTCGCCGCTTTTAATGCTAATGGCTGTAACGAACGTAAGTTGACCTCTCTTCCTCCAGCAATACGAATTTCTTTCGTAGGATTGATTAATCGGAATAATGCTACGATTCTTAAACATTTCATTGGTGTTAAATCATCCATGCTTCCAAACTTTGTGCCTTTGATTGGATGCAAAAAATTAATCGGAATACTGTCGGCATCCATTTCTTTTAAAGCAAATGCCATATCAACAATATCTTGATTAGATTCTCCCATACCACAAATCACGCCAGAACATGGTGATATATTATTCGCTTTCATTAGTTCTATCGTATCTGTTCTATCTTTATAACTATGCGTTGTCACGACGTTATCATGGTAATTTTCACTTGTATTAATATTGTGGTTATATCTGTCTACACCAGCTGACTTAAGTTTCTTAGCTTGTTCGTCATTCGTTAATCCTAAACATGCACAGATTTTTAGTTGCGGGTGTTGAGATTTAATCGTTCTTACAGTATTACTAATATGATCAACTTCTTTATCGCTCGGTCCTCTACCACTCATAACAATACAATATGTTCCAATATGATTATCATGTGCCACCTTTGCTCCATCGATAATTTGTTCCTCTGGAATTAAAGCATATCGCTGTTTTTGTTTAATATCTCGTGATTGTCCACAGTACCCACAATTTTCAGGACATATACCACTTTTAGCATTTAAAATCATGTTTAATTTTACTTTTTTACCAAAATAATGTTTTCTTAAAATGTACGCCTCATTTAATAAATCTAAGGTATCAATATTAGTATCCTCATAAATTTTCAATACAGTCTCTTTTGTTAATTGTTCCCCTTGTAATATGCGTTTAGCCAAATTCATATTAACACTTCCTATCTAAAATGTTATGTACTGCCTTTTTAAAAATACGTACCATCGTTTTCACTTCTTTATTTGACATACTTAACACTGGCACAAACGTAATGACATTTTCTAAATTTCTAATCATTAGCCCGTTTTCTTTACAATTACGTACAATACGTTCAACTTTTTCAATTTCTAACGGCGTTTTACTATCTTTATCTGTAACTAATTCAACTCCAAACATTAAGCCTCGTCCTCTTACATCACCAACATTTCGATGACGCTTCAGCGCATGTAACTGTTTCTCAAGTGTTGATGATGTCGTTTCAATATGTGACAATAACTTACGTTTTTCATAAAGTCTTATATTTTCTAATGCAACCGTACAAACGATTTGATTTCCGGTGTATGTATGACCATGGAAAAAGGTATTCACACCATGCGAATCACTTAAAAATGCATTGTATATTTTTTTAGATGTCAATGTAGCTGCAAGTGGTAAGTAGCCACCAGTAATCGCCTTACCTAAACACATAATATCCGGTTGAACATCTTCATGATTGCATGCAAACATCTTTCCAGTTCTCCCAAAACCAACTGCTACCTCATCACAAATTAATAAGACATCGTATTTTTTGCACAATTTCTCGACTTCTTTCAAAAAGCCTTTAGGATGAACAAACAAGCCTGTCGCACCTTGAATCAACGGTTCCAATATAAACCCTGCGATTTCATCATTTCTTTCAATTAGAATTTGCTCTATATTCGTTAAAATAGCTGTCATCATTTCATTTTCAGTATCGTAATTACTGCGATAGAAAGATGGGCTTTCTACTTGAATATTCTCAAATATTAAGTCTTTAAATATTTTATGAAAGGTCTTGATACCACCAACACTTACCGCACCAATCGTATCCCCATGATAACCGTGATTTAGCGTTATAAACTTGTTTTTCTTGGCATATTTTTCTCTATCAATATTTTTCCAATACTGATATGCCATCTTTATTGCGATTTCAACAGACGCACTGCCTGTATCAGAATAAAATACTTTTCTTAGATTACTTGGCGTGATTTCGATTAATTTTTCCGCAAGTTCTATTGACGGAATATTTGATGATCCTAGCAGCGTAGAATGGGCAATTTTATTGAGTTGCTTTTTAATTACCTTATTTAAGTATTTGTTATTATGACCATGCACATTGACCCACAACGATGCATAACCATCTAAATATTTATTGCCATTCGTATCGTAAAGGTAACTACCCTTTCCTTTTTCAATGATGATTGCTTCTTCTTTGCTATATACACCCATTTGTGTAAATGGATGCCAAACATATTCTGAGTCTTTTTGTTTAAGTTGTTGTGTGTAATTCATTTTTAACTCCTATTAATTGTTTTAAAAATGCTTCTGAGAAATTTTCATACGTGGCATGTTCTTCAAATGTATAGACTGTTTTATTTGTTAATTTTCCAATCGTCATTTGATTGTCTTTTTCAATATAGCTGTCTGTATAGCGATTCATTATTAAAAAATTACTCGCCGATACATTCTGATTAACATAATCTTGGTGAACAATGGCATCGCTAATAGCACCTAATTTTGATGGCAACACACTGATGACACAATCTGCACAATCATTGATTAGATCTTTAGTCATGTAGAAATCATCTGTACCTTCATATATTGGTACGGCAATTCCCCCAGCACCCTCAATTAAGATAAAATCAAATTCCTTATCTAAAACTTTTACCTTATCTAATACACGCTGCTTATTTAGAAAAATTTGATCTGTCATTTTAAATGCAAGGTGTGGTGATACAGGTTGCTTAAAAGTATAAAGTGACGTTATGTCATAGCTTAAATCACATTCATTTTTAAATACTTCTAAATCTGGAAACGTCCCGTCTTGGCGTTCCTCAGTTTGAAATGGTTTAAAAATACAAACTCGATGACCACGTGTTTTCAAAGCATGGTATAAATGCTTTGTAACATAGGTTTTGCCTACATCAGTATTCGTACTTGTAATAAAAATCCTCATAAAAATAACCACCTCAATCCAAATGTAAACTTTTATAATTAATAAGTTTACATTTAAGGCGCATGTTTTTCAAGAAAACATGAATTTAAACTTCTCAGTATAACTATAAATTTTGGCAAAATTTTGACCTTGCTATTGAAATGACTAAGACTTCTTAAGGAATTCGGGCAGATATAAACAGCGATTCGATAAAATATGTCAGTTAAAATTAATAATTGCATTATTTCTTAATAAAAAGACATCCTAGCTTTACCATCTTGTGAAACAATCCATTAATTGTAATATTACGTTGAGCGCCTTGTTCATCAATGCTATAATTAGTTACATAATAAATTGAACATCTAAATACACCAAATCCCCTCACTATTGCCCTAGTGAGGGGATTTATTTTGCTGTTGATTATCTATCACCCTTTTTATTTCCAAATTCTGATTCCATATTAAACTATTATTTATAATTTCCAGCCTGCTGATTTACTTTTTATTCTTATAAAGTCTTGATACATTCCTGGTTTTCGAATTAATTCATCATGACTACCTTTTTGAATTATTTCACCTTCATTGAGCACTATAATCTGATCTGCATTTTTAATAGTTTCAAGTTTATGTGCAATTGTAATTACTGTTTTGCCTTTACTTAATTCATTAATTGCCGTTTGAATCAGCTGTTCATTTTCAGGGTCAATACTTGCAGTTGCTTCATCTAAAATAATTATTGGTGCATCTTTTAATATCGCCCTAGCAATAGAAATCCTTTGCTTTTCTCCGCCAGATAAATTACTACCTTTTTCATTTAGCATTGTTTGATATCCCTCAGGTAATGACATGATGAAGTCGTGGCAACATGCTTGCTTCGCTGCACGAATAATTTCTTCTTTCGTTGCACCTGGATTGCCAAACAATATGTTATTTTCAATCGTATCATTAAATAAATACACCTTTTGAAATACTGCACTAATTTTCGACATTAACGTACTTAATGTCATATCTTTAATATCAACACCATCGATGCGAATATTTCCATCATCGATATCATAAAAGCGCAAGAGTAAGTGACATAATGTAGATTTCCCACTTCCTGAAGGTCCAATTATTGCTGTTGATGTTTGTGTAGGTATCTCAAAATTCACATTCTTTATCACTTGTTTATCATCATATGAAAAGTTCACGTTTTGAAAAGCGATATTTTCATTTTTAATCGTCAAATTTTTTCCATTCTCATCCAGTTCTGGAGCATTTTTTATCTTTTCAATATCATCTATCGTCATATCTATCATTTCAAGTACGTGTGCAGCACTATTAATATTTTCAACACTATCAAATATCACAAATGAAAAAATTGAAATCATAATAAGGGTAGGTAAATCAATACTATGATTCATATATAATAAGCATGCAACTAATACAATCATTATTGAAACAACTTTTAAACTAAGTAAATGCAATAAATTGAATGGGATATATTGCATTTCTATTTTTGTATTTATACGTTTACTTTCATTGACTGCTTGGTTAAAACTTTTAAGACTCGTATTTTCTTTCGCGAATGATTTTATTACTTGAATACCACGAATAACCTCCAATACCTTTTCCACTAATTGGTTTTGTACATTATGATACGCTGGCGCATTTTGTCGACTCTTTCTTTCTAATAATTGAATCGCAAAAAATGATAGTAATACGCCAATGCATGCTAATAATGATACTTGCCACGAAACTACAAGTAGAGACAATATGAGTACTGTAATTAATATGTATCCATTAACAACAACGTCCACCATTTTCATAGCAAAGTTTTCTAAAAAGGTTAAATCTGTTGTTACTATTGTTGTTAACTCATTTGAATGATGCGAATTAAAATAACCTAACCTTACATTTTTCAATTTATCCCCTATATCTAAACGTTCTTTCGCACTCATTTCATAAGCGATGCTCTCATGGCTTTTGCTTTTGAAATATGCTGTAATAAATCGTCCAATCACTAATAAAACCATGATAATTACAACATTCAATATATCTTTCATATAAATAGGTTTATGAGATAGCACATTATTAAATATTTTTGCAGCTAAAAAGATAGGTAACGCAATAAAAATAG
The genomic region above belongs to Staphylococcus aureus and contains:
- the bioD gene encoding dethiobiotin synthase, whose amino-acid sequence is MRIFITSTNTDVGKTYVTKHLYHALKTRGHRVCIFKPFQTEERQDGTFPDLEVFKNECDLSYDITSLYTFKQPVSPHLAFKMTDQIFLNKQRVLDKVKVLDKEFDFILIEGAGGIAVPIYEGTDDFYMTKDLINDCADCVISVLPSKLGAISDAIVHQDYVNQNVSASNFLIMNRYTDSYIEKDNQMTIGKLTNKTVYTFEEHATYENFSEAFLKQLIGVKNELHTTT
- the bioA gene encoding adenosylmethionine--8-amino-7-oxononanoate transaminase gives rise to the protein MNYTQQLKQKDSEYVWHPFTQMGVYSKEEAIIIEKGKGSYLYDTNGNKYLDGYASLWVNVHGHNNKYLNKVIKKQLNKIAHSTLLGSSNIPSIELAEKLIEITPSNLRKVFYSDTGSASVEIAIKMAYQYWKNIDREKYAKKNKFITLNHGYHGDTIGAVSVGGIKTFHKIFKDLIFENIQVESPSFYRSNYDTENEMMTAILTNIEQILIERNDEIAGFILEPLIQGATGLFVHPKGFLKEVEKLCKKYDVLLICDEVAVGFGRTGKMFACNHEDVQPDIMCLGKAITGGYLPLAATLTSKKIYNAFLSDSHGVNTFFHGHTYTGNQIVCTVALENIRLYEKRKLLSHIETTSSTLEKQLHALKRHRNVGDVRGRGLMFGVELVTDKDSKTPLEIEKVERIVRNCKENGLMIRNLENVITFVPVLSMSNKEVKTMVRIFKKAVHNILDRKC
- the bioB gene encoding biotin synthase BioB produces the protein MNLAKRILQGEQLTKETVLKIYEDTNIDTLDLLNEAYILRKHYFGKKVKLNMILNAKSGICPENCGYCGQSRDIKQKQRYALIPEEQIIDGAKVAHDNHIGTYCIVMSGRGPSDKEVDHISNTVRTIKSQHPQLKICACLGLTNDEQAKKLKSAGVDRYNHNINTSENYHDNVVTTHSYKDRTDTIELMKANNISPCSGVICGMGESNQDIVDMAFALKEMDADSIPINFLHPIKGTKFGSMDDLTPMKCLRIVALFRLINPTKEIRIAGGREVNLRSLQPLALKAANSIFVGDYLITGGQPNQLDYDMINDLGFEIDYDTCENKENKNEVSRAN
- a CDS encoding 6-carboxyhexanoate--CoA ligase — its product is MYSIKMRSSNQDVHISGAETICEFDKIEQTVQRFYNKGFFHENGQPDFLNIKIQKIMEPIQQIKALQIIEDDKANLQHLTQECGVTEQALNQGMTYIKNETVYTGAIILSAISGKRLDSFGQRGIRATHFSFEDINNKGDLNERVTDALAIASCINAHPYVKGELCVSDDLTYTTGYFAAAKIGYHRLFDIKPVNTRYGGRIIFVDDCIDLNHYISFLESTPKQVVYETV
- a CDS encoding pyridoxal phosphate-dependent aminotransferase family protein, with product MKFQEQIDLLQQKGLYRSLKSVGYIDRQYIEVENKRCTNYTSNDYLGLGQIAFDKDDFERFMRKYSYHLSSSRLISGSSTAYEEIETMLAGWLGYSACTILNSGYDANLALFNIFKNTNCVVFSDQENHASIIDGIKLSGLEKVIYKHLDIADLEKRLEKYPNQNIPKIIISDSVFSTNGDVVDIGQLVSLKHKYNATLILDVSHSFGIENYSNYQGVDILTSSLSKACGAYGGVILSSNDVKDMLINHGRPLIYSSSLPIYNLYFIKRNIEKLINADDRRTKLNSLSKYFNQKLKALNVNYNSSNSPIKFIEFDDIEAAENIHQTLLKHHVFTSYLRYPTVTKPMLRISLSYFHTEQDIDRLFEILHQED
- a CDS encoding QueT transporter family protein, which codes for MTSKDITQISVIAAILTILAVLKIPSIIPGLDFQLSAPAALLILAFFGIKKYFLGGLLSSLLLLVFGVFNPINVIISIIFRVIAIAVVYLLKINVLSLVLASVLGSLVSRLLLSIILNLPVWVVLLNAIPGVIFTLIVAIPLYLTLRKRMAVLLR
- a CDS encoding ABC transporter ATP-binding protein, with protein sequence MFQITFKILNWIRPYKARMILGFSMSFLNAIFIALPIFLAAKIFNNVLSHKPIYMKDILNVVIIMVLLVIGRFITAYFKSKSHESIAYEMSAKERLDIGDKLKNVRLGYFNSHHSNELTTIVTTDLTFLENFAMKMVDVVVNGYILITVLILSLLVVSWQVSLLACIGVLLSFFAIQLLERKSRQNAPAYHNVQNQLVEKVLEVIRGIQVIKSFAKENTSLKSFNQAVNESKRINTKIEMQYIPFNLLHLLSLKVVSIMIVLVACLLYMNHSIDLPTLIMISIFSFVIFDSVENINSAAHVLEMIDMTIDDIEKIKNAPELDENGKNLTIKNENIAFQNVNFSYDDKQVIKNVNFEIPTQTSTAIIGPSGSGKSTLCHLLLRFYDIDDGNIRIDGVDIKDMTLSTLMSKISAVFQKVYLFNDTIENNILFGNPGATKEEIIRAAKQACCHDFIMSLPEGYQTMLNEKGSNLSGGEKQRISIARAILKDAPIIILDEATASIDPENEQLIQTAINELSKGKTVITIAHKLETIKNADQIIVLNEGEIIQKGSHDELIRKPGMYQDFIRIKSKSAGWKL